One window of Quercus robur chromosome 5, dhQueRobu3.1, whole genome shotgun sequence genomic DNA carries:
- the LOC126727927 gene encoding uncharacterized protein LOC126727927 yields the protein MEVIAKTFTPLWRARNGFKIQNFGDQKILFTFDNREDVDWILGGEPWSFDKHLVVMSRYENESPLQDIKFDRTTLWVQVHGIPIKYMIIEAAKKICSVVGEVFTPTDPKLYDGDHFICVQVSIDLSLPLRRGRLISVGEGKHVWISFKYERLPNLCYWCGQLTHNDKDCELWKSVIKVPGFYVAKKKISSNTSVDRNPCRKSNFGKGKAPEQSQNVTASSDAENISPLMRNDFGGVIREETVFLNQSNAIIIEEIKSPTKTKIELKVNNEEISLAKEFGVAKFVGNRKKDSSLKAKVNEEITVELNKINETVFDLEITVELNKINETVSDLEANNEEVCLAKEFRAATLLGVAKRATKNPTS from the exons ATGGAGGTTATAGCCAAGACTTTTACCCCGCTATGGAGAGCTAGAAATGGCTTCAAGATTCAGAATTTTGGAGACCAAAAAATTCTTTTCACCTTTGACAATAGGGAGGATGTGGATTGGATCTTGGGAGGCGAACCATGGAGTTTTGACAAACACTTGGTGGTAATGAGTCGATATGAGAATGAGTCTCCGTTGcaagatataaaatttgataggaCAACGCTATGGGTTCAGGTTCATGGAATTCCGATTAAATACATGATAATTGAGGCGGCGAAGAAAATTTGTAGTGTCGTGGGGGAGGTCTTCACGCCAACTGATCCAAAACTCTATGATGGTGATCACTTCATATGTGTTCAGGTATCCATTGATTTGTCCTTGCCTCTGCGCCGTGGAAGATTAATCTCTGTAGGGGAAGGAAAGCACGTGTGGATCTCTTTTAAGTATGAGCGGTTGCCAAATCTGTGTTACTGGTGTGGTCAGCTTACTCACAATGACAAAGATTGTGAGCTTTG GAAGAGTGTGATCAAGGTCCCTGGGTTCTATGTtgcaaagaagaagataagCTCAAACACCTCGGTAGACCGCAATCCATGCCGAAAATCTAATTTTGGGAAAGGAAAAGCACCAGAGCAGTCACAAAATGTAACGGCTAGCAGTGATGCCGAAAATATTTCCCCATTAATGCGTAATGATTTTGGTGGAGTAATTAGGGAGGAAACGGTATTCCTAAATCAATCAAATGCGATCATTATTGAGGAAATAAAGTCTCCTactaaaaccaaaattgaattgaaaGTCAATAATGAAGAGATAAGTTTGGCTAAGGAGTTTGGTGTGGCTAAGTTTGTTGGAAATAGGAAGAAGGATTCGAGTTTAAAAGCCAAAGTTAATGAGGAAATAACAGTggaattaaacaaaattaatgaGACTGTATTTGATTTGGAAATAACGGTggaattaaacaaaattaatgaGACCGTATCTGATTTGGAAGCAAATAATGAGGAAGTTTGTTTGGCTAAGGAGTTTAGGGCGGCTACACTTCTGGGGGTGGCCAAGAGAGCAACAAAAAACCCTACCTCGTGA